In a single window of the Dinghuibacter silviterrae genome:
- a CDS encoding ABC transporter permease — MLRNYIIVALRSLWKNKGFSAINIAGLALGMACSLLIVLWVKDEKSVDAFHAQGDRLYRITGRTYFDGKTGGQYGMPGLLARQLKRDIPEVQMATTYLDMDVHTFMVGDKLIKEKGASADSDYFRMFSYPLLAGRAEDALSGPLSIAISRQMAVNFFGNPASALGQTIRYDNKHDFKVTAVFDDLPANVSEKFDFVLNWDFLLNEYPFLKPWDNFNPEVNVLLYPHARPEAVSPKILHFLDKFIQAADGPNPGWKVELNLQPYKEVYLYNHFGSDGHPDGGRIEYVHLFSLVALFILLIACINFMNLTTARSIKRAKEIGVRKVLGAARGLLIRQFMGEAIVLAFISALVAMILVELILPAFNQLTGKQIALPLGLWTTWVLLLGLVMVSGILSGSYPALVLSAFNPVRVLKGGTLRAGPGALWFRKGLVVFQFVLSIVLIISTILISRQIRYVEEANLGYDRENLVYIPIEGDLLGKIDLFRTEATRLPGVSMVSVSGEPPTQVDNWTIGVQWPGKDPKAKPAFNVLGVGYDFTKTMGMQMAQGRDYSRDFPSDSVGYILNKAAVAKIGYKDPIGQPLTFWGHPGRIVGIMEDVHFHSLRDVVNPMVIHLEEKDNEGVFLVRTQAGKTRQALSGLEQLCKTLNPKFPFTYQFSSEEYTKLYKSEELVGRLSVIFAALAIVISCLGLLGLSIFTAVQRTKEIGIRKVLGAGMLNLFNLLSREFLVLVGIAFAIAGPLAWWAMNEWLRHFAYRTPVSWWIFAASGAIAFAIALATVCYQAIRTAKASPIKSLRTE, encoded by the coding sequence ATGCTCAGGAATTATATCATCGTCGCACTTCGCAGTCTTTGGAAGAATAAGGGTTTTTCTGCGATCAACATCGCCGGGCTTGCGCTGGGCATGGCCTGCAGTCTGCTCATCGTGCTTTGGGTAAAGGATGAAAAGAGCGTGGATGCCTTCCACGCTCAAGGGGATCGTTTGTACCGGATCACCGGCCGGACCTATTTCGACGGGAAGACCGGCGGGCAATATGGCATGCCCGGGTTACTGGCCCGGCAACTGAAGCGGGACATCCCGGAGGTCCAGATGGCCACCACGTACTTGGACATGGACGTGCATACATTCATGGTGGGGGATAAGTTGATCAAGGAAAAAGGCGCGAGTGCCGATAGCGACTATTTCCGCATGTTCAGCTACCCGCTGTTGGCAGGCCGCGCTGAAGACGCCCTGAGCGGTCCCCTGAGCATCGCGATCTCCCGGCAAATGGCGGTGAATTTCTTTGGCAATCCCGCGTCCGCGCTTGGCCAGACCATCCGTTACGACAACAAGCACGACTTCAAGGTAACGGCCGTTTTCGACGACCTTCCTGCCAATGTCTCCGAGAAGTTCGATTTCGTGCTGAACTGGGACTTTTTGCTCAATGAATATCCCTTTCTCAAACCCTGGGACAACTTCAACCCGGAGGTCAATGTGCTTCTTTATCCCCACGCCCGGCCCGAAGCGGTGTCACCAAAAATCCTGCACTTCCTGGACAAGTTCATCCAGGCGGCGGACGGACCGAATCCCGGCTGGAAGGTGGAATTGAACCTCCAACCCTACAAGGAAGTCTACCTGTACAACCATTTCGGCTCCGACGGGCACCCGGACGGCGGCCGGATCGAATACGTGCACCTGTTTAGCCTGGTGGCCCTGTTCATCCTCCTGATCGCGTGTATCAACTTCATGAACCTGACCACCGCCCGCTCGATCAAAAGGGCGAAGGAGATCGGCGTCCGCAAAGTCCTGGGGGCCGCGCGCGGATTGCTGATCCGTCAGTTTATGGGTGAGGCGATCGTCCTGGCCTTTATATCCGCCCTGGTCGCCATGATCCTGGTGGAGCTGATTCTGCCCGCCTTTAACCAGTTGACCGGCAAACAGATCGCACTTCCGTTAGGACTATGGACGACTTGGGTGCTCCTGTTGGGCTTAGTGATGGTATCGGGGATATTGTCGGGCAGTTATCCCGCCCTCGTCCTAAGCGCCTTTAACCCCGTCCGGGTGCTCAAGGGCGGGACCCTCCGGGCAGGACCCGGCGCGCTTTGGTTCCGCAAAGGACTGGTCGTGTTCCAGTTCGTGCTGTCGATCGTGCTCATTATTTCCACCATCCTCATATCCCGCCAGATCCGCTACGTGGAAGAGGCCAACCTGGGGTATGACCGGGAAAACCTGGTGTACATCCCCATTGAAGGAGACCTGCTGGGCAAAATAGACCTTTTCCGCACCGAGGCCACCCGTTTACCCGGGGTGTCGATGGTCAGCGTTTCCGGCGAGCCGCCCACCCAGGTCGACAATTGGACGATTGGGGTGCAATGGCCGGGCAAAGACCCTAAAGCCAAGCCCGCCTTTAACGTGCTGGGCGTAGGCTATGATTTTACAAAGACGATGGGGATGCAGATGGCCCAGGGCCGGGATTATTCCAGGGACTTTCCCAGCGACTCCGTGGGCTATATCCTGAACAAGGCGGCCGTAGCCAAGATCGGGTATAAAGATCCCATCGGTCAACCCTTAACCTTTTGGGGCCATCCCGGAAGGATCGTAGGGATTATGGAGGACGTCCATTTCCATTCCTTACGCGACGTGGTCAACCCCATGGTCATCCACCTGGAGGAAAAAGACAACGAGGGCGTTTTTCTCGTCCGGACCCAGGCCGGCAAGACCCGGCAGGCGCTGTCCGGCCTGGAACAATTGTGTAAAACGCTCAACCCAAAATTCCCCTTCACGTACCAGTTCTCCAGCGAGGAATACACCAAACTCTATAAGAGCGAGGAACTCGTCGGCCGGCTGTCCGTCATTTTTGCAGCCCTGGCGATCGTGATTTCCTGTCTGGGCCTTCTCGGTCTGTCCATTTTCACCGCGGTGCAACGCACCAAGGAGATCGGCATCCGCAAAGTCCTGGGCGCGGGCATGCTCAACCTGTTCAACCTCCTGTCCCGCGAATTCCTTGTCCTGGTGGGGATCGCCTTTGCCATCGCGGGCCCGCTGGCCTGGTGGGCCATGAACGAATGGCTCCGGCATTTCGCCTATCGCACGCCCGTCAGTTGGTGGATCTTTGCCGCCTCGGGGGCCATCGCCTTTGCCATTGCCCTGGCCACCGTCTGTTACCAGGCGATACGGACCGCCAAGGCCAGTCCAATTAAAAGCTTAAGAACTGAATGA
- a CDS encoding ABC transporter permease — MLKNYLIVAFRNLWKNKGFSAINIAGLAVGLATCLLILFFVLDELGYDRYNEKADRIYRVDADLRFGGNHFVLAVDPDPMGPTLKKDYPEVEQYVRFRGYWNSFLVRKDNQNIQENNVIYADSTLFDVFTLPMIQGDPKTALVAPSSVVITESVARRYFNTDQAVGRVLTVNDSVPYKVTGVIRDMPTQSHFHFDIFISMASNPDSRQNIWVSNNYNTYIVLRKGADPKRLDAQFDGLVDRYLMPQAAQILNISADAFRKQGNFAHYMLTPLTSIHLHSNKTAELGANGDIQYIYIFSAAALFILLIACVNFMNLSTARSAGRAKEVGVRKTLGSLRQNLIGQFLTESILVSLMSLVLAMLLVELALGSFNHLAGKDMQLHLLDRPGLIGVLLGIALVVGLLAGAYPAFYLSSFRPIKVLKGVLSTGFRTGWLRSTLVVFQFSISIFLIVGTVVIYNQLQFIRHKDVGFNREQVLIVSNTQVLGKQATVFRNELLRLGGVEDVTVTGYLPTSSNRDDNPLFQDATLDPKKAISLQIWGVDEHYIPTLGMRMSEGRNFSSQFPTDSIGIIVNEAAVRLLGTTRPLDKNLYALRDFRGGNAPGNVQTLHIIGVVKDFNFNSLREVVTPLALYVGSAPGGVAIRMHTNDLPGLLDRVRNLWTSMAPSQPFSYSFMDDDFNRIYASEQRMGGIALFFASLAIFVACLGLFGLVTYAAEQRTKEVGIRKVLGASVANIVTLLSRDFLGLVVVSLLIAFPLAWWAMHHWLEDFAYHVSIGWWVFAASGAMALLIALGTVSFQAIKAALANPVKSLRTE; from the coding sequence ATGCTTAAGAACTACCTTATTGTCGCTTTCCGGAACCTTTGGAAAAACAAAGGTTTTTCCGCGATCAATATAGCCGGTCTGGCCGTTGGCCTGGCCACCTGTCTGCTGATCCTGTTCTTCGTGCTCGATGAGCTGGGGTATGACCGGTATAACGAAAAAGCCGACCGCATCTATCGCGTCGACGCCGACCTCCGTTTTGGCGGGAACCACTTCGTCCTGGCGGTGGACCCGGATCCCATGGGACCCACGCTTAAAAAAGACTATCCCGAAGTAGAGCAGTACGTCCGTTTCCGCGGATACTGGAACAGCTTCCTGGTACGGAAAGACAATCAGAATATCCAGGAGAACAATGTCATCTATGCGGACTCAACGCTCTTTGACGTTTTTACACTGCCCATGATCCAGGGTGATCCCAAAACGGCCCTGGTAGCGCCTTCCAGCGTGGTCATCACCGAATCGGTGGCGCGGAGGTATTTCAATACGGATCAGGCCGTAGGTCGCGTCCTGACGGTGAACGACTCCGTTCCGTACAAAGTGACCGGGGTGATCCGGGACATGCCCACCCAGTCCCACTTCCATTTCGACATCTTCATCTCCATGGCGTCTAACCCAGACAGCCGCCAGAACATCTGGGTATCCAACAATTACAACACCTATATCGTCCTGAGGAAGGGGGCCGACCCCAAGCGGCTCGATGCACAATTCGACGGCCTGGTCGACCGGTATCTGATGCCCCAGGCGGCGCAAATCCTAAACATCAGCGCGGATGCCTTCCGCAAACAGGGCAACTTTGCGCACTACATGCTGACGCCCCTGACGTCCATCCACCTCCATTCCAACAAAACGGCGGAGCTGGGGGCCAATGGCGACATACAGTATATCTATATTTTTTCCGCGGCGGCCTTGTTCATCCTGCTCATCGCCTGTGTCAATTTTATGAACCTGTCCACGGCCCGGTCCGCCGGCCGCGCCAAGGAAGTGGGCGTGCGTAAAACGCTGGGCTCGCTGAGGCAAAACCTGATCGGCCAGTTCCTCACCGAATCCATCCTGGTCAGCCTGATGTCCCTCGTTCTGGCCATGTTGTTGGTGGAACTGGCGTTGGGGTCCTTCAATCATCTTGCGGGTAAAGACATGCAGCTTCACCTGCTGGACCGGCCCGGTTTGATCGGGGTGCTCCTGGGGATTGCCCTGGTGGTGGGTTTGCTGGCGGGCGCCTATCCGGCCTTCTACCTGTCCAGCTTCCGGCCGATCAAGGTCCTCAAGGGTGTCTTGTCCACCGGGTTTAGAACCGGCTGGCTCCGGAGCACGCTGGTGGTCTTCCAGTTCTCGATCTCTATTTTTCTGATCGTGGGTACCGTGGTGATCTACAACCAACTCCAGTTTATCCGGCACAAAGACGTCGGGTTTAACCGCGAGCAGGTGTTGATCGTTTCCAATACACAGGTCCTTGGAAAGCAGGCCACCGTCTTCAGGAATGAACTGCTGCGCCTGGGCGGTGTCGAGGACGTGACGGTCACCGGGTATTTGCCCACGAGCAGTAACCGGGACGACAATCCTTTGTTCCAGGATGCCACGCTCGATCCCAAAAAAGCGATCTCCCTCCAGATATGGGGGGTGGATGAACACTATATCCCCACATTGGGGATGCGGATGTCGGAAGGACGGAATTTTTCCAGCCAATTCCCGACCGACTCCATCGGCATCATCGTCAATGAAGCCGCTGTAAGACTATTGGGGACGACCAGGCCCCTTGACAAAAACCTGTACGCCCTCCGGGATTTCCGGGGCGGCAATGCGCCCGGGAATGTACAAACCCTGCACATCATCGGCGTTGTGAAGGATTTCAACTTCAATTCCCTGAGGGAAGTGGTGACCCCCCTGGCCTTGTATGTAGGGAGCGCCCCTGGCGGGGTAGCCATCCGCATGCACACCAACGACCTGCCCGGTCTGCTGGATAGGGTCCGGAACCTATGGACGTCGATGGCGCCGTCCCAGCCCTTCAGCTACTCGTTTATGGACGACGACTTCAACCGGATCTACGCCTCGGAGCAACGGATGGGCGGGATCGCGCTTTTCTTTGCGTCCCTGGCCATTTTCGTCGCCTGCCTTGGCCTTTTCGGGCTCGTTACCTACGCAGCGGAACAGCGCACCAAAGAGGTGGGCATCCGCAAGGTATTGGGCGCCTCCGTGGCCAATATCGTCACCCTGCTCTCCAGGGATTTCCTGGGGCTGGTTGTCGTGTCCCTGTTGATCGCCTTCCCCCTGGCCTGGTGGGCCATGCACCACTGGCTGGAGGACTTTGCCTACCACGTCTCCATCGGCTGGTGGGTCTTTGCCGCTTCCGGCGCGATGGCCCTCCTGATCGCGTTGGGGACGGTGAGTTTCCAGGCCATCAAGGCTGCGCTCGCCAATCCCGTCAAAAGCCTAAGAACCGAATAA
- a CDS encoding TolC family protein — protein sequence MHQSMNFVKGALAAMAVCGIIATGHAQDTTMRVPDEQLNLRQCVDIAIKNNLTLRTSQLTLETDRALYQQAIGNMLPNVGLTVNHQEYTGKSINPYTYSYVSQSQLTASYSLSAYVTLWAGSSLQHFLKQNREAYQAGGFDVQQAKDNLTITIILDYLSVLSAQEQLKAAMVQDSATREQVRVYAARNQQGSINPGDYFTLKGQLSQNDVTVATAVNTLETAKVALSKDMNVQYSSSISLVPVGDTAASSPYGASIEDMYAYSIVHLPLIESVDLKEQSARNGLKGAKGTLLPVLYLTGGMNTNYSNLAQGETYVNTTQENTQQYVTVGGSTYDVYVSQKNYQPNTLRYGYQLSNNINYSLGLQLSVPILNGFSARTRVRNARITEESTRFNQSTARLQLRQAIATDYINMTSAYKSYMALQQAVSDYGAAYSAALARLDAGVITSYEFVGAKNSLDGATLNLIGAKYNYILQSKILDYYMGRLTL from the coding sequence ATGCATCAATCCATGAATTTTGTAAAAGGAGCGCTTGCGGCAATGGCCGTCTGTGGAATCATTGCCACGGGACATGCTCAGGATACGACGATGAGGGTGCCGGATGAGCAGCTTAACCTGCGCCAGTGTGTGGACATCGCGATAAAGAACAACCTCACGCTTCGAACCAGCCAGTTGACGCTGGAAACCGACCGGGCCCTTTACCAGCAGGCCATAGGCAACATGCTGCCCAACGTCGGGCTCACGGTCAACCACCAGGAATACACCGGTAAGAGCATCAACCCGTATACTTATTCCTACGTTTCCCAAAGCCAGCTGACGGCCAGCTATTCCCTGTCCGCGTATGTCACGCTTTGGGCGGGCTCCAGCCTCCAGCACTTCCTCAAACAGAACCGGGAAGCCTACCAGGCGGGCGGGTTTGACGTACAACAGGCCAAGGACAACCTGACCATCACGATCATCCTTGACTACCTCAGCGTGTTGAGCGCCCAGGAGCAATTAAAGGCGGCCATGGTCCAGGACTCGGCCACGCGCGAACAGGTCCGGGTCTACGCCGCCAGAAACCAACAGGGATCGATCAACCCCGGCGACTACTTCACCCTGAAGGGGCAGCTCAGCCAGAACGACGTAACCGTTGCCACCGCCGTCAACACCCTGGAAACGGCAAAAGTGGCCTTGTCCAAAGACATGAACGTCCAGTATTCCTCGTCCATCAGCCTCGTGCCCGTGGGCGATACCGCCGCGTCTTCCCCCTATGGGGCCAGCATAGAGGATATGTATGCGTATTCCATCGTCCACCTGCCGTTGATCGAGTCCGTCGATCTGAAGGAACAAAGCGCACGGAACGGTTTGAAGGGCGCCAAAGGCACGCTCCTGCCTGTCCTATACCTCACCGGGGGTATGAATACCAACTATTCCAACCTTGCCCAGGGAGAGACTTATGTCAATACGACCCAGGAGAATACGCAGCAATATGTCACGGTTGGCGGCAGTACTTATGACGTATATGTTTCCCAGAAAAATTACCAACCCAATACCCTCCGCTACGGATACCAGTTGTCCAACAACATCAACTACAGTCTGGGCCTCCAGCTCAGCGTCCCCATCCTCAATGGGTTTAGTGCAAGGACCCGTGTCCGGAACGCCAGAATCACCGAAGAATCAACACGGTTTAATCAATCCACCGCGCGTCTCCAACTGCGCCAGGCGATTGCTACGGACTATATCAACATGACGTCCGCGTACAAAAGCTATATGGCGCTCCAGCAGGCAGTGTCCGACTATGGGGCCGCCTACAGCGCGGCGCTGGCGCGGCTCGACGCCGGGGTCATCACCAGCTATGAATTCGTGGGTGCCAAAAACAGCCTGGACGGCGCGACGCTCAACCTGATCGGCGCCAAGTACAATTACATCCTGCAGTCGAAGATCCTGGACTACTATATGGGGAGGCTTACGCTGTAG
- a CDS encoding RNA polymerase sigma-70 factor, with protein MPAQTHYMEELPPGPTLTEDAFERLFKSHFSRLHAYACTLLRESHQAEEMVQNVFVKLYEKGDGIRIDTSVEAYLYRSVYYECLNHRKHLKVRRVYQAHAARQGEPVTGVPFAGASGTRELEARLRKAMNDLPEQCRTIFQLSRFESLKYREIAGVLDISVKTVENQMGKALRILRERLADFLPALLFILYNTIVHVVSTAS; from the coding sequence TTGCCCGCACAAACCCACTACATGGAGGAACTGCCCCCGGGACCCACCCTGACGGAGGACGCGTTCGAACGCCTGTTCAAAAGCCACTTCTCGCGGCTGCACGCGTACGCGTGTACCCTCCTCAGGGAAAGCCACCAGGCCGAGGAAATGGTGCAGAACGTCTTTGTCAAGCTTTACGAAAAAGGCGACGGGATCCGCATCGACACTTCGGTGGAAGCCTATCTTTATCGTTCGGTATACTACGAATGCCTCAACCACCGGAAACACCTCAAGGTCCGCCGCGTCTACCAGGCCCACGCCGCGCGGCAAGGCGAGCCCGTTACCGGCGTGCCCTTTGCCGGCGCTTCCGGTACCCGCGAGCTGGAAGCCCGCCTCCGCAAAGCCATGAACGACCTCCCTGAGCAATGCCGCACCATCTTCCAGCTCAGCCGTTTCGAATCCCTCAAATACCGCGAGATCGCCGGCGTGCTCGATATCTCCGTAAAAACAGTGGAAAATCAAATGGGCAAGGCCCTCCGCATCCTTCGGGAACGGCTCGCCGATTTTTTGCCCGCACTTTTATTCATTCTTTATAACACCATAGTTCATGTCGTCAGCACAGCATCGTGA
- a CDS encoding ABC transporter permease, translating to MIKNYLKMAIRNLRRHSLTSFINLSGLTIGLTCCLLILVYILHELSYDRYNRNADRIYRVTRIFYGAHHSESLHLGTVAPPFGPLLQNDFPDIQAETQVFPFGVLPMRFGEKKFNEQAAVFADENMPKVFDVTSVSGGDPAAALKEPYTVLLSETEARKYFGSDNPLNKVIRYNDQVDFKVAGVYRDFPSNAHIHPSMLLSWSSLRDTVLYGEEQLRTNFGNNSVLTYVLLPKGYPVASLVAQFPAFIDRHMKPNNDGTKASTGTELTLQKLTDIHLRSHLDFEAEENGDIVKVYIFGAIALFILLIACINYMNLATARSALRAREIGIRKTVGAGRGELILQFLAESVLIAWVAMVLALVLAYTALPYMGDLSGRTLDMRVLWGGVTVPLLVLPFLVGVLSGLYPALVLSGFKPVKVLKGFFKAGTGDLSLRKALVVLQFAISIVLIICTSVVFQQIRYMLHKPLGYDKDYTVVFQYQNELDNTYDAFRNQLLEDSRIKNVTRSSRIPTGRLLDEMGTYISENGKMEPTNLSLKYVAVDQDFIPTYGMEMKAGRNFSRAYATDSAAFVINEAAVPELGWKSPEDALGRQIRYGGQDGKIIGVMNDIYFESLHQQISPLIFIYRGTRTNFYGQVSVKISGADIPGALNHIEETYKRFIPEKAFDHIFLDQRFDVIYKAEIRQGSIFTLFAGIAIFIACLGLLGLSAFTISQRVKEIGIRKVLGAGTAGIVRLISVDFLKLVLVAALIAFPVAWYAMHRWLEGFAYRIPVHWWIFLAAGVSALLIAFVTISIQTIKAAAANPVKNLRSE from the coding sequence ATGATCAAGAACTATCTGAAAATGGCCATCAGGAACCTCAGGAGACATTCCCTGACGTCCTTTATCAACCTGTCAGGGTTGACCATCGGGTTGACCTGCTGCCTGCTGATCCTGGTGTATATCCTCCACGAGCTGAGCTACGATCGCTATAACCGGAACGCCGACCGCATTTACAGGGTGACGCGTATCTTCTACGGCGCCCACCACAGCGAGTCCCTGCACCTCGGGACGGTGGCCCCGCCTTTCGGACCGTTGCTGCAAAATGATTTTCCCGACATACAGGCGGAAACACAGGTGTTCCCGTTCGGGGTATTGCCGATGCGGTTTGGGGAAAAGAAATTCAATGAACAGGCCGCCGTTTTTGCCGACGAAAATATGCCCAAGGTGTTCGATGTTACCTCCGTGTCGGGGGGTGACCCCGCCGCCGCGTTGAAAGAACCGTATACCGTCCTGCTGAGCGAAACCGAGGCGCGCAAATATTTCGGATCGGATAATCCGCTGAACAAGGTCATCCGCTACAACGACCAGGTCGACTTCAAGGTTGCGGGTGTGTACAGGGATTTTCCCAGCAATGCACACATCCATCCGTCGATGCTCCTGTCCTGGAGCTCGCTCCGCGATACGGTCCTGTACGGAGAGGAACAGCTCCGGACCAACTTCGGGAACAATTCCGTGCTGACGTACGTCCTGTTGCCAAAGGGGTATCCCGTTGCCTCGCTGGTGGCGCAGTTCCCCGCTTTCATCGACCGGCACATGAAGCCCAACAATGACGGCACCAAGGCGTCCACCGGCACCGAGCTCACGCTGCAAAAGCTGACCGATATCCACCTCCGTTCCCACCTCGACTTCGAGGCCGAGGAGAACGGCGACATCGTCAAGGTGTACATCTTTGGCGCCATTGCGCTTTTTATCCTGCTCATCGCGTGTATCAACTATATGAACCTTGCCACGGCCCGGTCTGCACTTAGGGCCCGGGAAATCGGCATCCGCAAGACCGTGGGGGCGGGGAGGGGAGAGCTTATCCTCCAGTTCCTGGCCGAATCCGTGCTGATCGCCTGGGTGGCCATGGTCCTGGCACTCGTCCTGGCCTATACGGCCTTGCCCTACATGGGTGACCTGTCGGGCCGGACCCTGGACATGCGTGTGTTATGGGGCGGGGTGACGGTTCCCTTGCTGGTGCTGCCCTTCCTGGTGGGCGTGCTTTCCGGTCTTTACCCGGCCCTGGTCCTTTCGGGTTTTAAACCCGTCAAGGTCCTCAAGGGTTTTTTCAAGGCGGGCACCGGCGACCTTTCCCTGCGCAAGGCCCTGGTCGTGCTCCAGTTTGCCATTTCCATCGTCCTGATCATCTGCACGTCGGTCGTCTTCCAGCAGATCCGGTATATGCTCCACAAACCCCTGGGGTATGACAAGGACTATACCGTCGTTTTCCAATATCAAAATGAACTGGACAACACCTACGACGCCTTCCGCAACCAGCTTTTGGAGGACAGCCGCATCAAAAACGTAACCCGTTCCTCCCGCATCCCCACCGGCCGCCTGCTGGACGAGATGGGGACCTACATCAGCGAAAACGGGAAGATGGAGCCCACCAACCTTAGCCTCAAATACGTCGCCGTGGACCAGGACTTCATCCCCACCTACGGGATGGAGATGAAGGCGGGTAGGAACTTTTCCAGGGCTTACGCGACCGACTCCGCCGCCTTTGTCATCAACGAGGCCGCCGTGCCCGAACTCGGGTGGAAGTCGCCCGAAGACGCCCTGGGGCGCCAGATCCGGTACGGGGGCCAGGACGGCAAGATCATCGGCGTAATGAACGACATCTATTTCGAGTCCCTGCACCAGCAGATCAGCCCGCTCATCTTTATCTACCGGGGAACCAGGACGAACTTCTACGGTCAGGTAAGCGTCAAGATCAGCGGCGCCGATATCCCCGGCGCGCTGAACCATATCGAAGAGACCTATAAGCGCTTTATACCCGAAAAGGCCTTCGACCACATTTTCCTGGACCAGCGCTTCGACGTCATCTATAAGGCGGAGATCCGTCAAGGATCCATCTTTACCTTGTTCGCCGGGATCGCTATCTTTATCGCTTGCCTGGGGCTTTTGGGGCTGTCGGCCTTTACCATTTCCCAAAGGGTAAAGGAGATCGGCATCCGCAAAGTGCTGGGCGCCGGTACCGCGGGGATCGTGCGGCTCATATCGGTGGACTTCCTGAAACTCGTCCTGGTCGCCGCCCTGATCGCCTTTCCCGTGGCCTGGTACGCCATGCACCGCTGGCTGGAAGGATTTGCCTACCGGATACCGGTGCATTGGTGGATCTTCCTGGCCGCCGGCGTATCCGCCCTGTTGATCGCTTTTGTGACCATCAGCATCCAGACCATTAAGGCCGCGGCCGCCAACCCTGTCAAAAATCTACGTTCGGAATAA
- a CDS encoding terpene synthase family protein: protein MEIPVLRNPFRSAINPFVREADTQVIQWVQHHGLATDAQWAEGYRASRFTWFAARCFPDADLPQLSLAAAFNVWLFLLDDSCDEVPTGQKYEYVRSLATDLSLVLAGYPVPAAATTAAMAGPTVAAAAGPIAAPMGSTLATALEDLWARLRQISTPDWQEHFVRGMYRYLDACKLEAQWLDMEAWPSLAAYTRYRPYLGAVHLEPALAEVLCGHHLNPVQRKDPRIEILTLLCCNVVCWSNDLFSLDKEWANGDRCNLALVLAHEREYDLEDAIREAAALHDHDVARFAALAEEVLAGAAAGAAAGLNTGPLATTPALVHYVHALQHIVAANMDWSIHDTRRYRFTFGEARSTA from the coding sequence ATGGAAATACCGGTTTTGCGCAACCCTTTTCGCTCGGCCATTAACCCTTTTGTACGGGAGGCAGACACGCAGGTGATCCAGTGGGTCCAGCACCATGGCCTGGCGACGGACGCGCAGTGGGCGGAAGGTTACCGGGCCAGCCGGTTTACGTGGTTTGCGGCCCGTTGTTTCCCGGACGCCGACCTGCCCCAGTTGTCGCTGGCGGCGGCTTTCAATGTCTGGCTGTTCCTGTTGGACGATAGTTGCGACGAAGTTCCCACGGGTCAGAAATACGAATACGTTCGCAGCCTTGCGACCGACCTGTCCCTGGTGCTGGCGGGCTATCCCGTCCCGGCGGCGGCCACAACCGCGGCCATGGCCGGGCCCACAGTTGCGGCCGCCGCCGGGCCCATAGCTGCCCCCATGGGTTCAACACTAGCCACCGCCCTGGAGGACCTGTGGGCGAGACTTCGGCAGATCTCGACCCCCGACTGGCAGGAGCACTTCGTCCGCGGTATGTACCGGTACCTGGATGCCTGTAAGCTGGAAGCCCAATGGCTGGATATGGAGGCCTGGCCCAGCCTTGCGGCGTATACACGCTACCGGCCCTACCTGGGGGCGGTTCACCTCGAACCGGCGCTGGCGGAAGTGTTGTGCGGTCACCACCTGAACCCGGTCCAGCGGAAGGATCCCCGGATCGAGATCCTCACGCTTTTGTGCTGTAATGTCGTCTGCTGGTCTAACGACCTTTTTTCCCTGGATAAAGAGTGGGCCAACGGGGACCGGTGTAACCTGGCCCTCGTCCTGGCGCACGAGCGGGAATACGACCTGGAGGATGCCATCCGGGAAGCGGCGGCGCTGCATGACCATGACGTCGCACGCTTCGCAGCGCTGGCGGAGGAGGTCCTCGCCGGGGCGGCGGCTGGGGCGGCGGCCGGGCTGAACACCGGGCCCCTGGCGACGACACCCGCCCTCGTACACTACGTGCACGCGCTTCAGCACATCGTAGCGGCGAACATGGACTGGAGCATCCACGATACGCGCCGCTACCGTTTCACGTTCGGTGAAGCCCGGTCTACAGCGTAA